One genomic segment of Occultella kanbiaonis includes these proteins:
- a CDS encoding MFS transporter — MRTPITSLAAVLPEIRADLGLGPTAAGLLTSLPVACYAVGAPIVAVAVRRFGVDRTIITGLLVIAVLTAIRPWGPAWVLLAGTAIVGLAITSGNVLLPVVVRRDFPKRQGPMIAISTSSLTGGAAIAAALTVPLALWLGWRAALAAWAVLAVAAAVVWARLPRPAEPPAPVGQPVRRPWSTPAVWVLAAYFGMQSGLFYGLTAWLPSLLPEVAGTDLTTAGAATSAYQLTGILGTLTAPLMASRVRARRTMTAVVGSTWLIAIGGLLLMPGAFWVWCVVAGYAQGATFALGMTLVTMRSASVAQVRGVSAMTQTVGYSIGALAPVAVGALYAATGTWTAALGLLLGMSVMIVVTGTIAGSRKPLG; from the coding sequence ATGCGCACCCCGATCACGTCGTTGGCTGCGGTCCTGCCGGAGATCCGGGCCGATCTGGGTCTGGGCCCGACGGCCGCCGGCCTGCTCACCAGCCTCCCGGTCGCCTGCTATGCGGTCGGCGCACCGATCGTCGCCGTCGCGGTGCGCCGGTTCGGGGTTGACCGCACGATCATCACCGGACTGCTCGTGATCGCCGTGCTGACGGCGATCCGGCCATGGGGCCCGGCGTGGGTACTCCTCGCGGGTACGGCCATCGTCGGGCTGGCCATCACGTCCGGGAACGTGCTGCTGCCGGTGGTGGTGCGCCGCGACTTCCCCAAGCGCCAGGGCCCGATGATCGCGATCTCGACGTCCTCGCTCACCGGCGGCGCGGCGATCGCGGCCGCCCTGACCGTGCCGCTGGCGCTCTGGCTCGGCTGGCGCGCGGCGCTCGCCGCCTGGGCCGTGCTGGCAGTGGCCGCTGCCGTGGTCTGGGCCCGCCTGCCGCGTCCCGCGGAGCCGCCGGCGCCCGTGGGGCAGCCCGTGCGGCGGCCCTGGTCGACGCCGGCGGTGTGGGTGCTGGCGGCGTACTTCGGGATGCAGTCGGGGCTGTTCTACGGGCTCACGGCGTGGCTGCCAAGCCTGTTGCCGGAGGTCGCCGGGACGGACCTCACCACCGCGGGCGCGGCGACGTCTGCCTATCAGCTGACCGGGATCCTCGGCACCCTGACCGCGCCGCTCATGGCGTCCAGGGTCCGCGCCCGCCGCACCATGACCGCCGTCGTGGGAAGTACCTGGCTGATCGCCATCGGCGGTCTGTTGCTGATGCCGGGCGCGTTCTGGGTCTGGTGCGTGGTGGCCGGGTACGCGCAAGGGGCCACGTTCGCCCTCGGGATGACGCTCGTGACGATGCGTTCGGCGAGTGTCGCCCAGGTCCGCGGGGTATCGGCGATGACCCAGACGGTCGGCTACTCCATCGGCGCCCTAGCGCCGGTCGCCGTCGGGGCGCTGTACGCCGCGACCGGGACCTGGACCGCGGCCCTCGGACTGCTCCTGGGGATGAGCGTCATGATCGTGGTGACCGGCACGATCGCTGGCTCGCGCAAGCCCCTGGGCTGA
- a CDS encoding glycerophosphodiester phosphodiesterase yields MPTTTRPLIIAHRGNSSVAPENTLPAFESAVLGGADMIEIDVQVCEDGIGIVIHDATVDRTTDGAGPVAALPSTEVRHLDAGSWFAPAYAGTPLPVFADVVDLLLRHPDTRLLLELKGDWPLEPTNRLLAEIDEAGIADRVLAQGFSVAMLRTLQEAAPGLRRGLLISEFDESTLTLGADLGVVALNPPATLVLERPEALTAIHDAGLEAHVWTPNTAELWAPLVEAGVDGIITDRPDRLVGWLSAR; encoded by the coding sequence GTGCCAACAACGACGCGCCCACTGATCATCGCCCACCGCGGAAACTCCTCCGTAGCGCCCGAGAACACGCTGCCCGCGTTCGAGTCGGCCGTGCTCGGCGGTGCGGACATGATCGAGATCGACGTACAGGTCTGCGAGGACGGCATCGGCATCGTCATCCACGACGCCACCGTGGACCGCACCACCGACGGCGCCGGCCCGGTGGCGGCGCTGCCGAGCACCGAGGTGCGCCACCTCGACGCCGGCTCATGGTTCGCGCCGGCCTACGCGGGCACCCCGCTGCCGGTGTTCGCGGACGTGGTGGACCTCCTGCTGCGCCATCCGGACACCAGGCTCCTGCTCGAGCTCAAGGGCGACTGGCCGCTGGAACCGACGAACCGGCTGCTCGCGGAGATCGACGAGGCCGGGATCGCCGACCGCGTCCTGGCGCAGGGGTTCTCCGTCGCGATGCTGCGCACCTTGCAGGAGGCCGCCCCCGGCCTGCGTCGCGGCCTGCTCATCAGCGAGTTCGACGAGAGCACCCTGACCCTCGGGGCGGATCTCGGGGTCGTTGCCCTGAACCCGCCGGCGACGCTGGTCCTCGAGCGGCCGGAGGCGCTGACCGCGATCCACGACGCCGGCCTCGAGGCCCACGTGTGGACGCCCAACACCGCCGAGTTGTGGGCACCGCTGGTCGAGGCGGGCGTCGACGGCATCATCACCGACCGCCCGGACCGCCTCGTGGGTTGGTTGAGCGCCCGCTGA
- a CDS encoding alpha/beta hydrolase, with amino-acid sequence MSQVRSWRPATLGLVADAMVQRRRTLVALQDEMDDAAPPSTWVSESRDAAVASHTTLRVSLADLVAEVAQVAAALDIAVDAVTRAQGELDEALGVASGNGFSVSTTGRVTDNRDTLTDVQEVADRRAIRDEIVDKIEQALRNAGHADTSLAAALRSAAGGVDGGTVSLAQAAATGTAGGQRGVLAPPTGGSDHDLNSWWEGLTEDEQASVISEHPEWIGNTDGIPAWARDDANRELIDDYRADLTGQLAAAQEAGDNGLAETLTEKLDGLDAVEDTLELGNRQLLMLDITGEDQLMAAIAYGDVDTADHVAVFTPGFTTTVAGDMAGYDSQMANLVEGAAAQSDKYGDGGTVAAVSWLGYEAPQWDNVLDPGSSVASRAPAEAGAGNLASFYNGIDASRDADPHLTALGHSYGSLTTGLALQEQTGVDDAILFGSPGIGTSHVEDLDVSDGHVYRLEARRDAVADVGGLGQFGIDPSYIDGMTGLSTEGGSIGGVDYGESVGHSDYLTRGSMSQHNMAAIVAGVPEQTVEGDTRGFGDILSWPLPWTY; translated from the coding sequence ATGTCCCAGGTGCGGTCCTGGCGGCCGGCCACGCTCGGCCTCGTCGCCGACGCGATGGTCCAGCGCCGTCGCACGCTCGTCGCACTCCAGGACGAGATGGACGACGCAGCCCCGCCGTCGACCTGGGTCTCCGAGTCGCGGGACGCGGCCGTCGCCTCGCACACGACGTTGCGTGTGTCCCTGGCGGACCTCGTCGCCGAGGTGGCGCAGGTGGCCGCAGCCCTGGATATCGCCGTCGACGCGGTCACCCGCGCACAGGGCGAACTCGACGAGGCGCTTGGTGTCGCCTCCGGCAACGGGTTCAGCGTCTCCACGACCGGGCGGGTCACGGACAACCGGGACACCCTCACCGACGTCCAGGAGGTCGCCGACCGGCGGGCGATCCGCGACGAGATCGTCGACAAGATCGAACAGGCGCTGCGCAACGCGGGGCACGCGGACACCTCGCTCGCGGCCGCGCTGCGCAGCGCAGCGGGAGGGGTCGACGGCGGAACCGTCTCGCTCGCACAGGCTGCGGCCACCGGGACCGCGGGTGGGCAACGCGGTGTGCTCGCGCCGCCGACCGGCGGCAGCGATCACGACCTGAACTCGTGGTGGGAGGGCCTCACCGAGGACGAACAGGCCTCCGTGATCAGCGAGCACCCCGAGTGGATCGGGAACACCGACGGCATCCCGGCCTGGGCACGCGACGACGCGAACCGGGAGCTCATCGACGACTACCGGGCGGACCTGACCGGCCAGCTCGCAGCCGCGCAGGAGGCAGGAGACAACGGCCTCGCCGAGACGCTCACCGAGAAGCTCGACGGGCTCGATGCGGTCGAGGACACCCTCGAGCTCGGCAACCGGCAGTTGCTGATGCTCGACATCACCGGCGAGGACCAGCTGATGGCCGCGATCGCCTACGGGGACGTCGACACCGCCGACCACGTCGCCGTCTTCACGCCCGGCTTCACCACCACCGTCGCGGGGGACATGGCCGGCTACGACAGCCAGATGGCGAACCTCGTCGAGGGGGCCGCCGCGCAGTCGGACAAGTACGGCGACGGAGGCACGGTCGCCGCCGTGAGCTGGCTCGGCTACGAGGCACCACAGTGGGACAACGTGCTCGACCCGGGCTCGTCCGTAGCCTCGCGTGCTCCGGCCGAGGCCGGCGCCGGCAACCTGGCCTCCTTCTACAACGGCATCGACGCCTCCCGGGACGCAGATCCGCACCTGACCGCGCTCGGGCACTCCTACGGCTCGCTCACCACGGGCCTGGCCCTGCAGGAGCAGACCGGGGTCGATGACGCGATCCTGTTCGGCTCACCCGGCATCGGCACCTCGCACGTGGAGGACCTCGACGTCTCCGACGGGCACGTCTACCGGCTCGAGGCCCGCCGCGACGCCGTCGCCGACGTCGGTGGCCTCGGACAGTTCGGCATCGACCCCTCCTACATCGACGGGATGACCGGCCTGAGCACCGAAGGGGGTTCCATCGGTGGCGTGGATTACGGGGAGTCCGTCGGTCACAGCGACTACCTGACCCGGGGGTCGATGAGCCAGCACAACATGGCCGCCATCGTCGCCGGGGTGCCCGAACAGACCGTCGAAGGGGATACGCGCGGCTTCGGCGACATCCTCTCCTGGCCGCTGCCCTGGACCTACTGA
- a CDS encoding LppA family lipoprotein: protein MTPTPPASPGSAPTMEQVLTDYTAMREEMVAALARALGERAWRESPNSPGLRRSRVGGADAAAEQVGLVTWSFEGTYAVDDWHGAARLVAEVGRRHHFADGGITVDRPGDLEIFGVDAHGGRYTFGMATNTILTLRTGPHRWEHPPEPADQQRT from the coding sequence ATGACCCCGACCCCACCCGCGTCCCCGGGATCCGCCCCGACCATGGAGCAGGTGCTGACCGACTACACCGCGATGCGCGAGGAGATGGTCGCCGCGCTCGCCAGGGCGCTGGGGGAGCGGGCCTGGCGGGAGTCGCCGAACTCGCCCGGCCTGCGCCGGTCGCGGGTCGGTGGCGCGGACGCCGCGGCCGAGCAGGTGGGCCTGGTGACCTGGTCCTTCGAGGGCACCTACGCCGTCGACGACTGGCACGGGGCCGCCCGGCTCGTCGCCGAGGTGGGCCGCCGGCACCACTTCGCCGACGGTGGCATCACCGTGGACCGCCCGGGGGACCTGGAGATCTTCGGCGTCGACGCCCACGGCGGCCGCTACACGTTCGGGATGGCCACGAACACCATCCTGACCCTGCGAACCGGGCCGCACCGGTGGGAGCACCCACCGGAACCGGCCGACCAGCAGCGGACCTGA
- a CDS encoding RNA polymerase sigma factor: MTASGTASDASGAPGDPDDLLRTLGPQVLAVLVRRGVEFAAAEDAVQEALFEAVQRWPEGRPDDPKGWLVTVAWRKHLDVLRSEAARRRRELIDHAEPPAGPAETGDDTLLLLFLCCHRDLTPSSAVALTLRAVGGLTTRQIAEAYLVPEATMAQRISRAKRTVAAQGVQGPGDLGRVLRVLYLIFNEGYGGDVDLAAEAIRLTRQLAAGTQDPEVAGLLALMLLHHARRASRFTPDGALVPLAEQDRSRWDTVRIAEGIGILQQALAQDRVGEFQAQAAIAALHADARRAEETDWTQILGWYDELLALTDSPVVALNRVVALGEADGPLAGLRALAAVPVDVPRRTAVAAHLHERAGEAHTAREEYLEAARLAASAAERDHLTRQAARLRDA; this comes from the coding sequence GTGACCGCGTCGGGGACGGCGAGCGACGCGTCCGGGGCGCCGGGCGACCCGGACGACCTGCTCAGGACACTCGGCCCGCAGGTGCTGGCCGTCCTCGTCCGTCGCGGCGTCGAGTTCGCTGCGGCCGAGGACGCCGTGCAGGAGGCCCTCTTCGAGGCGGTCCAGCGTTGGCCCGAAGGCCGGCCCGACGACCCGAAGGGGTGGCTCGTCACCGTGGCGTGGCGCAAACACCTCGACGTGCTGCGCTCGGAGGCGGCCCGCCGCCGTCGGGAGCTGATCGACCACGCCGAGCCACCGGCCGGACCGGCCGAGACCGGCGACGACACCCTGCTCCTGCTGTTCCTGTGCTGCCATCGCGACCTGACGCCGTCGTCCGCCGTGGCCCTGACGCTCCGCGCGGTCGGCGGCCTGACCACCCGGCAGATCGCCGAGGCCTACCTCGTTCCCGAGGCGACCATGGCGCAACGGATCAGCCGCGCCAAGCGGACGGTCGCCGCGCAGGGGGTGCAGGGTCCGGGCGACCTCGGCCGGGTGCTGCGGGTGCTGTACCTGATCTTCAACGAGGGGTACGGCGGGGACGTCGACCTGGCCGCCGAGGCGATCCGGCTCACTCGCCAGCTCGCCGCGGGAACGCAGGACCCGGAGGTTGCCGGATTGCTCGCGCTGATGCTGCTGCACCACGCCCGGCGGGCGTCCCGGTTCACCCCCGACGGCGCGCTGGTGCCTCTGGCGGAGCAGGACCGGTCCCGCTGGGACACCGTCCGGATCGCGGAGGGCATCGGGATCCTGCAGCAGGCGCTCGCCCAGGATCGGGTCGGCGAGTTCCAGGCGCAGGCCGCGATCGCGGCGCTGCATGCCGACGCGCGGCGGGCCGAGGAGACGGACTGGACGCAGATCCTCGGTTGGTACGACGAGTTGCTCGCGCTCACCGACAGCCCCGTGGTGGCGCTGAACCGGGTGGTCGCACTCGGCGAGGCCGACGGCCCGCTCGCCGGGTTGCGCGCGCTCGCGGCGGTGCCGGTGGACGTACCCCGGCGCACGGCCGTGGCGGCGCACCTGCACGAGCGGGCGGGCGAGGCGCACACGGCGCGCGAGGAGTACCTGGAGGCGGCGCGGCTTGCGGCGAGTGCCGCCGAGCGCGATCACCTCACCCGGCAGGCGGCGCGCCTTCGCGACGCGTGA
- a CDS encoding YciI family protein, translating into MAKYLLLKHYRGGPKQMPNAERPMDEWTPQEVTDHIAFMDRMEDDLRERGEWVAGAALSPEGAFVRYDGEGRPPVTDGPFAETKDLIAGWMMIDVDTLEQAQEKAAYLSSAPGPGGLPLQEWIEVRPFLGNPPTVTE; encoded by the coding sequence ATGGCCAAGTACCTGTTGCTCAAGCACTACCGCGGCGGACCGAAGCAGATGCCCAACGCCGAGAGGCCGATGGACGAGTGGACGCCGCAGGAGGTCACCGACCACATCGCGTTCATGGACCGGATGGAGGACGACCTGCGCGAGCGTGGCGAGTGGGTCGCCGGCGCCGCACTCTCGCCGGAGGGCGCGTTCGTCCGGTACGACGGCGAGGGTCGGCCGCCGGTGACCGACGGGCCGTTCGCGGAGACGAAGGACCTGATCGCCGGGTGGATGATGATCGACGTGGACACGCTCGAGCAGGCGCAGGAGAAGGCCGCGTACCTGTCCTCGGCGCCGGGGCCCGGCGGCCTGCCGCTCCAGGAGTGGATCGAGGTCCGGCCGTTCCTCGGCAACCCGCCGACCGTCACCGAGTGA
- a CDS encoding phosphotransferase enzyme family protein, with product MTDLDVAAILAEYGLRATGPAVPLTGGEDNRNLRVATDGPEVVLRAYRFSGPEKIRAELRLVAFLAEHGYPTPAPLRTRGGEVLAMAGSPVALFPLVPGAIPETVTVPLAEQVGELLAGQHLLTAGWADARIPTIDRRGVIDRALASRPDLDGVAEWHTQLRRFLHDHGADLARLDELPTGPLHHDLHRHNLLVTDGTVTAVLDFDELNEGPLVLDLARALQYLALDRDDGRLPRDLADAVVAGYDRNRALTAAERRLLPVALDLVGIVDAAGVLMWAAPELGLRRVDECRSWVAYLRNAGTRL from the coding sequence GTGACGGACCTCGACGTCGCCGCCATCCTGGCCGAGTACGGCCTGCGCGCCACCGGCCCCGCGGTCCCGCTCACGGGCGGCGAGGACAACCGCAACCTCCGTGTCGCGACCGACGGTCCCGAGGTGGTCCTGCGCGCCTACCGGTTCTCCGGCCCCGAGAAGATCCGGGCCGAGCTGCGGTTGGTCGCCTTCCTCGCGGAACACGGGTACCCGACGCCGGCGCCGCTGCGAACCCGGGGCGGCGAGGTCCTCGCGATGGCCGGGTCCCCGGTCGCGCTGTTCCCCCTCGTGCCGGGCGCGATCCCCGAAACGGTCACCGTGCCGTTGGCCGAGCAGGTCGGTGAGCTGCTGGCGGGCCAGCACCTGCTGACCGCCGGCTGGGCCGACGCGCGAATCCCCACGATCGACCGCCGCGGCGTCATCGACCGAGCCCTGGCCTCACGGCCCGACCTCGACGGCGTCGCCGAGTGGCACACGCAGCTGCGACGCTTCCTCCACGACCACGGAGCCGATCTGGCCCGCCTGGACGAGCTGCCGACCGGCCCGCTCCACCACGACCTGCACCGCCACAACCTGCTGGTCACCGACGGCACGGTGACCGCGGTCCTCGACTTCGATGAACTCAACGAGGGACCGCTCGTCCTCGACCTCGCCCGGGCCCTGCAGTACCTGGCCCTCGACCGCGATGACGGGCGCCTGCCGCGCGACCTGGCCGACGCCGTCGTGGCGGGATACGACCGCAACCGGGCGCTCACCGCGGCCGAGCGTCGCCTGCTGCCGGTCGCGCTGGACCTGGTGGGCATCGTCGACGCCGCGGGCGTCCTCATGTGGGCCGCGCCCGAGCTGGGTCTGCGGCGGGTCGACGAGTGCAGGAGCTGGGTGGCCTACCTTCGCAATGCGGGGACCCGACTCTGA
- a CDS encoding DUF6529 family protein, which translates to MATVESPRRSVSWAAALLLGAAVAVGLGVYGRLHEPGSVALYTLGFSGQLPMKAWLSTVVLIFAVLQVVSALWMWGRLPGVGTAPAWVGPVHRWSGTIAFVVSLPVAFACLWTLGFRSGDVRVLVHSIAGCLFYGAFAAKMIGLRLRAAPRWALPVLGGTAFTLIVLLWLTSALWLFTTPGLAKV; encoded by the coding sequence ATGGCGACGGTTGAGAGCCCGCGGCGATCCGTCTCGTGGGCGGCCGCACTGCTTCTGGGCGCAGCGGTCGCCGTCGGGCTCGGTGTCTACGGCAGGCTCCACGAACCCGGTTCGGTGGCGCTGTACACCCTGGGCTTCTCCGGCCAACTGCCGATGAAGGCGTGGCTGAGCACGGTGGTGCTGATCTTCGCGGTCCTCCAGGTGGTCAGCGCGCTCTGGATGTGGGGTCGCCTTCCGGGGGTCGGCACGGCCCCGGCCTGGGTCGGTCCGGTGCACCGGTGGAGCGGCACGATCGCGTTCGTGGTGAGCCTGCCGGTGGCCTTCGCGTGCCTGTGGACGCTGGGATTCCGTTCCGGCGATGTTCGGGTTCTGGTGCACTCGATCGCCGGGTGCCTGTTCTATGGCGCGTTCGCGGCGAAGATGATCGGACTGCGGCTGAGGGCAGCGCCCCGGTGGGCACTCCCGGTGCTTGGCGGGACGGCGTTCACGCTGATCGTGCTGCTGTGGCTGACCTCGGCGTTGTGGCTGTTCACGACGCCTGGCTTGGCGAAGGTCTGA
- a CDS encoding Rieske (2Fe-2S) protein: MSNHVSRRLMLGAGVVLAAASAGYVVARNVSLAERLADTRYPLPGEPSSEVGDSTDPGAVLLAVDEIPDGGGVVLAEQQLVLTRSGDTVHGFSAVCTHQGCLVDAVRDGSIVCPCHGSHFDAETGAVLTGPASQPLPDVAVTVTDGEVRLG, from the coding sequence ATGTCGAATCACGTGTCCCGTCGCCTGATGCTCGGCGCCGGCGTGGTGCTGGCCGCTGCTTCGGCGGGGTACGTGGTGGCTCGCAACGTGTCTCTCGCCGAGAGGCTCGCTGACACGCGGTACCCGCTGCCCGGGGAGCCCTCCAGCGAGGTGGGGGACTCCACGGATCCAGGGGCGGTACTGCTTGCGGTCGATGAGATTCCGGACGGCGGCGGCGTGGTCCTGGCCGAGCAGCAATTGGTGCTGACTCGATCTGGTGACACGGTCCACGGCTTCTCGGCGGTGTGTACCCATCAGGGTTGCCTGGTCGACGCGGTGCGGGACGGCAGCATCGTCTGCCCCTGCCACGGCAGCCACTTCGATGCCGAGACCGGTGCGGTGCTCACCGGCCCGGCCAGTCAGCCGCTGCCGGACGTGGCGGTCACCGTGACGGACGGGGAGGTGAGGCTCGGATGA
- a CDS encoding MBL fold metallo-hydrolase, whose protein sequence is MAAQTTRITDRVELLRCDNPGPMTLEGTNTYLLREPGSAEVLVVDPGPLDPADPRYPEHLAHLDRVRARAEADGGRVAAIWLTHHHLDHTGAADRLADLTGAPVRGAGRGTAFTDGERVAFGGLEVVVHLAPGHTADSVLVRAPAETLLLSGDTLLGRGTTVIMWPDGDLGAYLETLAAIAADIDAGLVTRIAPGHGPLITEPAAFVAGVHRHRLDRLDQVRAAVGQGAEGVTGVVRAVYGDQDPKLAAACARIVQAQFAYLGLDPETD, encoded by the coding sequence ATGGCGGCGCAGACCACGCGGATCACGGACCGGGTCGAGCTCCTCAGGTGTGACAACCCGGGCCCGATGACGCTGGAGGGCACGAACACCTACCTGCTGCGCGAGCCCGGTAGCGCGGAGGTCCTGGTGGTCGATCCCGGGCCCCTGGATCCCGCCGACCCGCGGTATCCCGAGCACCTCGCACACCTCGACCGGGTCCGCGCCCGCGCCGAGGCCGACGGTGGCCGGGTCGCCGCGATCTGGCTCACCCACCATCACCTCGATCACACCGGCGCGGCGGACCGGCTCGCCGACCTCACGGGCGCGCCCGTCCGGGGAGCCGGCCGCGGCACGGCGTTCACCGACGGAGAGCGGGTCGCGTTCGGAGGGCTCGAGGTGGTGGTGCACCTCGCGCCCGGACACACGGCGGACTCCGTGCTCGTGCGCGCGCCCGCCGAGACGCTGCTGCTGTCCGGGGACACCCTGCTCGGCCGCGGCACCACGGTGATCATGTGGCCGGACGGTGATCTCGGCGCCTACCTGGAGACGCTCGCCGCGATCGCCGCGGACATCGACGCCGGACTCGTCACCCGGATCGCCCCCGGGCACGGCCCGCTGATCACCGAGCCCGCCGCATTCGTGGCCGGAGTACACCGGCACCGGCTGGACCGGCTCGACCAGGTGCGCGCCGCCGTCGGGCAGGGCGCCGAAGGCGTCACCGGCGTGGTCCGCGCCGTCTACGGCGACCAGGACCCGAAGCTCGCGGCGGCCTGCGCGCGGATCGTGCAGGCGCAGTTCGCCTACCTCGGCCTGGACCCGGAGACGGACTGA
- a CDS encoding VOC family protein → MTTTAAITLGAVNMEAEDPPALAAFWAEFLGSTSNEAGGNVYLEPAPGGFGMFFAPANGPRPDRQGTHLDLTVVWGTRTAQVARAVALGATHRWDVLDEVPWVQWSTLADPEGNLFCIAEHPPKA, encoded by the coding sequence ATGACCACCACTGCAGCGATCACCCTCGGGGCCGTCAACATGGAAGCCGAGGACCCGCCCGCTCTCGCCGCGTTCTGGGCCGAGTTCCTCGGCAGCACGTCGAACGAGGCAGGCGGCAATGTCTACCTCGAACCGGCCCCCGGGGGGTTCGGGATGTTCTTCGCGCCTGCCAACGGCCCGCGCCCGGACCGCCAGGGCACCCACCTGGACCTGACCGTCGTCTGGGGTACCCGCACCGCCCAGGTCGCGCGGGCCGTTGCCCTCGGCGCGACGCATCGCTGGGACGTCCTGGACGAGGTGCCTTGGGTGCAGTGGTCCACCCTCGCCGACCCCGAGGGCAACCTCTTCTGTATCGCCGAGCACCCGCCGAAGGCCTGA
- a CDS encoding PadR family transcriptional regulator gives MSVKQSLLALLTEEPMGVYALRKEFEARTGGTWPLNIGQVYTTIQRLERDGLVERTDDADGDGDVERFALTDPGRAAAQGWWLSPVRRGAPERDELVIKLALAVGAPGVDIRAVVQTQRSETMRALRDFTRLKAAEPDGGTRPGGDLAWSLVLDHHVFAAEAEMRWLDHVEARASRAAAAATRSAATAADAPARSRR, from the coding sequence ATGTCCGTCAAACAGAGCCTGCTCGCCCTGCTCACCGAGGAGCCGATGGGCGTGTACGCCCTCCGCAAGGAGTTCGAGGCGCGCACCGGTGGCACCTGGCCGCTGAACATCGGGCAGGTCTACACGACGATCCAGCGCCTGGAGCGGGACGGGCTGGTCGAGCGCACCGACGACGCCGATGGGGACGGGGACGTCGAGCGGTTCGCGCTGACCGACCCGGGGAGGGCCGCCGCCCAGGGTTGGTGGCTCTCCCCGGTGCGGCGCGGTGCGCCCGAACGGGACGAGCTCGTCATCAAGCTCGCGCTCGCCGTCGGCGCCCCAGGCGTGGACATCCGCGCCGTCGTGCAGACGCAGCGCAGCGAGACGATGCGCGCCCTGCGCGACTTCACGCGGCTCAAGGCCGCTGAGCCCGACGGCGGAACTCGCCCGGGCGGTGACCTCGCCTGGTCGCTCGTGCTCGATCACCACGTGTTCGCAGCCGAGGCGGAGATGCGCTGGCTCGATCACGTCGAGGCCCGGGCGAGCCGGGCCGCGGCCGCGGCCACCCGCTCGGCCGCGACCGCGGCCGACGCGCCGGCCCGGAGCCGGCGATGA
- a CDS encoding ABC transporter ATP-binding protein, producing the protein MSAAPVILELIGATRVHGEGVRAVRALDDVTLSVRMGELVAVMGPSGSGKSTLLNLAGGLDTPTSGAVRLAGEALSDLDAKGRAALRRRRIGYVFQDLNLIPALTAAENVSLPRELDGARPRKAKHEALVALEQVGVGHLAGRFPDELSGGQQQRVAIARALVGPRRLVLADEPTGALDSVTGEAVMRVLRARVDAGAAGLLVTHEPRFAAWADRTVFLRDGVLVDSTSDEQPEALLAASGPRHRDD; encoded by the coding sequence ATGAGCGCCGCACCGGTCATCCTCGAACTCATCGGCGCCACCCGGGTGCACGGCGAGGGCGTGCGAGCCGTCCGGGCGCTCGACGACGTCACCCTGAGCGTCCGGATGGGCGAACTCGTCGCCGTGATGGGCCCGTCCGGATCCGGCAAGTCCACCCTGCTGAACCTCGCGGGCGGACTGGACACCCCGACGTCGGGCGCCGTGCGCCTCGCCGGGGAAGCCCTCTCGGATCTGGACGCGAAGGGCCGGGCCGCGCTACGCCGTCGGCGGATCGGCTATGTCTTCCAGGACCTGAACCTGATCCCCGCCCTCACCGCCGCGGAGAACGTCTCGCTGCCCCGCGAGCTCGACGGCGCGCGGCCCCGCAAGGCGAAGCACGAGGCCCTGGTCGCTCTGGAACAGGTCGGCGTCGGGCACCTCGCCGGCCGATTCCCGGACGAGCTGTCCGGCGGGCAGCAGCAACGCGTCGCGATCGCGCGGGCACTCGTCGGTCCGCGCCGCCTGGTCCTTGCCGACGAGCCGACCGGTGCGCTGGACTCGGTGACCGGCGAGGCCGTGATGCGGGTCCTGCGGGCCCGGGTGGACGCCGGCGCGGCCGGCCTGCTCGTGACCCACGAGCCGCGGTTCGCCGCGTGGGCGGACCGGACCGTGTTCCTGCGTGACGGCGTGCTCGTGGACAGCACCAGCGACGAGCAACCCGAGGCGCTCCTGGCGGCATCCGGCCCGCGCCACCGGGACGATTGA